The sequence below is a genomic window from Lolium perenne isolate Kyuss_39 chromosome 4, Kyuss_2.0, whole genome shotgun sequence.
aaggctgccactaagtgggctttgagatttatatggaaaatctgaaatctagtatgggccaccaaatgtgggcccaatatttcaacaatggtTGTCTTTGAATTTGAATAACCGATGACCTGGACATCATGAGCTCTCCCCTAAGGGCTCAGGTTAATGATTTTGTCATGTTTTTTTTTGACAGGAAAGCGACActttattgatcaacacacaTCAATACAAAGAGTCTTCCGGATACATTCCGGGACAGAAAACGAAATAAAACCTAGTGAAGCTAAATTACAAGTTTTAGCTAAAATGTGTGCCACTTCGTTCAGACAACGTTTCACATGCCGAAAATTAGCACTGAAGAAGCCTGCCACCAAGGTCTTGATGTCCTTGACCACTGAACCAACCTCGGAGCGATCTGGTGCTGGAGAGTTGAGCCTCTGGATCAAAGACAAACAATCTGAGACAAAGATCACATTTTTGAAACCCTTGTCGCGTGCAATCATCACCGCATCGCGTAGAGCTAGTGCCTCACCCATTTCTGGAGATGTAAAACCCTGGAGGGGTAAGCTTGCCGCAGCCAAGCACTTCCCCTCGGAGTCGCGAAAAACTGCTCCCATGGCCATCTGCCTGCAGTCCGCGAAAAGCGCAACATCAGAGTTAACAAGGACAACACCTGGAGGCGGCGGAGACCATCGTGGAGCTACATCAGTCTCACGCCTATTGCTAGGTTTCGCCTTGAAACATTGCTGAATGATCATGTCAATATATGCGAGGATTTTCACACTCGTTCTGGTTGGATCAGGGTGGCCTCGATTATTTCTTGCATCATTACGTGCCTCCCAAATATACCAACATCCAACAGCAAGGACCGTGGCCTCCAACTCAGTTGCATTAGCAAGGAACTCGAACAGCCAATACTTGGTTGACATAAGATCATGCCGCTGTAACTGAATCATATATTTCCGTTTAACCAAACGCCACACCTCCATTGCAAACTGGCAGAGTAGCATAGCATGTGCTACATCCTCCTCTCGTCCACAGAAAACGCAGGCGTCACTTGTCGGAATTTGTCGACGCTGCATTTGCACACCACTCGGAAGGCAATCTTGGGCAAATCTCCATAAGTGAATTTTCATCTTCCCAGGAGCATTTATCTTCCAGATATTCTTCCAATGTTTCTCATCATTTGCCACAGCAGAAGACGTACCTCTGCCCCGTCGACTGCGCTCGACGAAAAATCCCTCGGCTCTCACCAAATTATAAGCAGACCGAACAGTGTACAGACCATGCTTAGTGTGCGGCCAACGAACAAAATCACCTCCATGTCGACTGATCTGGATCCGCATAATATATTCAGCAGTCTTAGAGTCAAAGAAAGCATTCACTGTCTCTGGAATCCAGCAGCTATTCTCTTCATCAATCAAACAGCTAACAGTCGCCACAGCCGGTATTGGTTTCAGAGGTTTGAGCATATACGGTGGTCGTTCCGGTATCCAGTGATCTGAAGAGATTTTCATCGTCTTACCATCGCCAATACCCCATTGAACACCACGGAGAAGAGGATCTCGCCCAAACAAAATACTCCTCCAGGTATAAGAGAATGTCCTGGGTTTAGGAGCGTGCCAAAAATCCGTAAAGGGAAAATACCTTCCTTTGAGAACTCTGGCACATAACGATGTCGGGTCTGTGAGAAGGCGCCACCCTTACGGCCAAGCATTGCTTGATTGAACGAGGTTAAGTCCCTAAACCCAAGACCTCCTAGAGACTTTGGAGTTGAGAGCTACTCCCAGGACCTCCAGTGAAGTTTCCTCTTCCCTTCCTCCATACCCCACCATTCATTAGCAATAGTGGATCTCATCTTGTCGCAATTAGTGATAGGGATTTGGAAACAACTCATAGCATATGTTGGAATGGCTTGGATAACAGATTTCAAAAAGACTTCTTTACCCGCCCTAGACAAGGGCCGATCCACCACTCCATTCAAGCGCTTCCAGATCATATCAAGCAGAAAGTTGAAGGTGACAGTAGGAGATCTTCCCACTGAAATGGGCATCCCCAGATAGAAATCATTAAGGATTTCACTCTGTACCCCTAGCGTGTTCTCCACCCTTTCTTTGATATGATCTTGACAATGGTTACCAAAGAAGACTGATGATTTGTCCAAATTAATTTTCTGGCCGGACCCATCACAGAAAGTCTTCAAAGTATTTTTCAGGGACTCCACACTCCTACTGTCACTCCGAGCGAAGAAAATGCTGTCATCTGCAAAAAGTAAATGGGATATTGCGGGACCGAGTCTACCATTTTTAACACCATGGAGCTCACCTCGATTCTCGCTTTGTTGCAGTAAACTAGACAGACCTTCTGTGCAAAGAAGGAACAAATAGGGGCTGATGGGGTCGCCCTGACGAATGCCCCTGGAGGGCACCACTGGCTCAGTAAGTTCACCATTAACATGAACCGCGTACCTCACACATGTAACACATCTCATAACTGATTGAATCCATGCAGGGGCAAAACCAAGCTTGCATAAACATCCATGCAGATAATCCCATTCCACTCTATCATAAGCTTTCATCATGTTAATCTTAAGAGCAAAGAAAGGACGTTTATTATCTTGATGGCGGACAGTATGCAAGCACTCAAAGGCGATAAGCACATTGTCAGTGATAATCCTGCCTGGCACAAATGCACTCTGATGTTCTGAAATGATGTGTGGCAGAATCACTTTCAACCTGTTCGCCAAAACTTTGGAAGCAATCTTATAGATCACGTTACATAAGCTAATGGGCCGAAAATTCTTCAGATTTCTTGCCTTTGTTATAGTAATCTCTCTAGAGCGATTTTGTCATGTTAGGCCACAAGTTAATAACTGTACCACCAAAATGACAGCTGACAACTTTACTCCTAGTAGGTTGGCCTTACACACCTATCGGTTGCTCCTGTGTACCCCAAATTCCGGTTACTTTCTTGACTAGTGGGTGGGATAAGATCTGCTATGTGTCTTAGGATGTTAAATGGGATTCCACCTAAATCGTACTCGTAGTGCATTTTattttttattataaattttgacaCTAAAATTTAAATTAGAAAATGCAAAATATATTATAAGTGAAATCCCAGCGGGATCCCACCCTAACACTCTAAGGTGCCTGCTCAAACATCGCAAATTACGTTTCATGGATCATTGTGATGACCTGGTGGTGGATGTAGAAGGAAAAGCTAAAATGTTCAACTCCAAGGCTCAAAAGTGAACATCGGTGTTCGCAAAGAAATCTCCCTCGGTCTATAAATAGATCTATCAACTTTGTCAAAAATTGAATGTATCTAGACTTATTTTAgtatctagatacattcaaatttgtcCTAAGTTGAGACATCTTTTTATAGACAGGGGAGTACAACGATTTGCATATTTGAACTCTTGTTGATCCGCCAGCCTCTCTCTTTCCATCTTTCTCTTTCTACTATTCTATTATACCACTGGTTGTCTAGCACCAATGGGCACGTTGATCATGCATCAATGAAAACCCATGCGGCTTACCTATTTGATGTGCATGAGCCCCGCTGGGGAGGCAATCGAAGTCGCATTGCCAATGCATCTGTGTGCGGTGCCCTGATGTGCGCTGGAGGTGGAACTACAGAAGTGGCGCCCGCTCGGCTGAGTGTGCCACGAAAATGGATCGAATCCAAGAGGCATATCCATCTCCCGTCTTGAGCCAGGCACACCTGCCGCTATGACCACCGTTCTTCTCGCGGCATACCCGTAGGGGGTCAAATCTCCCTATCAGGAGGGGGGAGGGCAATTAAATTCTGGCGGCCGCCATGGCCACCCGCCATTGGCCTCGATGCTACGGAGAAAGGCCAATTTAACACCGGCCCGATGATCGAGATAATCGCCGCCGTGTCGCGGACCATGCTGGCTTTGTACTCCCGGCTCATCTGCGTGCACTTTGCGGCCCATCGGGGAAAAAGCTTGGTCGGGGTAGCACGCGACGGAGAGGATGGAGGTGCAGGCGGAGGCTGCGAGGCAGACATTGAAGATGCGGTTGATGGAACTTGATAACATGTGTTAGTGTGTGAGTGagagaagatggcggtgatgggaGTAGAGTGTGTGTAAAGGAGTAAATGGGGCGTCTTCCATGCTTCTCCACGCTGAGTCGATGCATGTTTCAGCGACAACGGGCAAGGCTCCACATAAACTGCTGATCCTGGCGTTCCTCGGGGATTAGCCCAAGGGTGCTTTAAGAGCCGTGCTGGACATAACGAGCGCGTTTGCTAGCTCACATGTCATTTGGCCCGCATCAGTGGAGCAGAAGTTGTTGGACCGTTTGGTTGAACGGAAGCCTTCTGCATTATGGTTGAACCGGTTCTCAAAACAGCTCTAGGACTGAACGGGACGAACAGCTGATTCGGCCGTTTCCAGCGACCCAACCTCGTCTCGTGCTCCGTTGATGCAAAAGGACATCTTTTTCTGCACAAGCATGGACGAGGAGGGAGATGGCGCGAGCTCGAACATGCATCGCTGAAAAACGAAAAGAGTACGGGAAGAATTCCGTCACCTCCCACCGAGCACCCTTCTCTATTTCATGGATTTTCCTCATATTGACTCGTCTTATGTATAGCAATGCTGCTGCATCATTACATCACCTACTACCAGGGGTGGAGCCAGGATTTAAGCGTAGGGGGCGAGGCACAGATGAAGTATAAAAATCGTTGTTCAAGCAAACGACGGGTGATTTTTTCTCCTCATATAATCCTCTAGTAATTGTGGAGTTATCATTTATGAACAAATCACTAATTTAGAGAGCATTTAATGAAATACGTATGGCTTATGAATTTGAAGTTTTTTTATCAATTTTATATGCAGCCTATGGATGAAAATTATTGAAATTTCTCCCATCGTTTCTACCGAGTTTGAACACAAAACTAGTGCTGATCGGCTAGCACGTTAGTAGGACTGGAAGTAGAGACAATTGGTCAATTATGTGTATAGGATTGTCAGATAAAAATTATGCGTCAAGCGACCAGCGTGCCCTTATTTGAGTGTTGAGCTGGATCATAATTCCATATGGGAGATAGACGTCCTCTGTTATGAGGCGCCGCAGCGGGCTTTTCTTTTGAAAAGATGGCATCGCGAGAGAGCTGGCACTTAGCTCGGTTTGCGAGCTGCGGCAGCGCCATGGTAGATCGATCTGAAATTAGGGCAAGGAGATAACCGATTGGCCCcggtaaaaataaataaaatatgaaGCTATTGGCCTCGGCAAATAAACTAcaggctgcgcagaaacagtcgaGCCCCAAGAGGATGGCTCTGCTTGGGCTAGGCTTCGGTACGTACTGTTAACACCTGACTACTAGATCAAGCAGAGATTCAAGCTCACGGAGATTTCATTGTCTACTTCCACGAATTGATTACAGGAGAAGGGAGTTCAGAGAAACATCCTCACACAGCTACATCCTCCAGAGTCCAGAGATACAAGCAAGCTACAGAGTCAGGGACAGAAGCAAGtgggctaagagcatctccactcgttccccgacgaggccccgagcgacgtttttcccatccggacgacgaaattcggcccagtcgcgtccccggttcctcgttttcgtccggatttggcccttcatccatccggcgagcccacgccatccccggccccccggggacctatcggggactccggacgagtgaaaagcggggaagggcccgatctgtcggtgactcgacacacgaaccccaccgccacccctcgtatctctctcgccgccggcaccaccccgccggcttgttgcccagattccgccgtccctccttccccacctgcctatactccgccgtctttcgacgacggcctatctggctgctcttccgccggcctgttttccgactttggcctgctcctcgtcgctcgcggctcaggttgcctcgaccacgcccgtcaggtgttcgtccatttgcctcgccggccatggactcggacgaagaggaggagcagatgttcgtcgagcttatgcaaaaagagatggcagcagccgcccaagacgacgagcacatgatgatcctcggttgcttggcaagcatatatggcggactggcaactggtcgacgtggtgggtcggcaccaggtcgccggaagtgcaagccgagacagcgaatggagggctattgcatgttgtacgccgactacttcgccgacaatccattgcacggtgagagtgttttccggcgtcgtttcaggatgagcagaaagttATTTCtggaaattgtgtatgccatccgagactttgatccctacttcagatgcaaggcggattgcactggtttggttggattttcgtcactgcagaagtgcacagtggctatgaggatgctgacgtatggagctcccggtgatactgcagatgactatcttcggatggcggagtccaccgcccttgattgtttctaccggttctgcagggccgtcatagcagtgttcggggactattacttgagatcacccactgtcgaagacactcagaggatccttgcaacaaatgaagctagaggttttccagggatgcttggaagcattgactgcatgcattggcaatggaagaactgtccgtttgcgtggcaggaaatgtacaagggtcacaaaaaaggctgcactgtgatacttgaagcagtgcctacccatgatctctggatttggcactctttctttggtatgcctggatccaacaatgacatcaacgtcctaaactgctccccggtcttttccaagcttgttgagggtcatgctcccccggtggactatgtgatcaatggtcggcactacaacaaaggatactaccttgcagacggtatctatccaaagtgggcaacatttgtgaagactatctcgaaccctagcacccccaaactttgcgagtttgtccaGAAACAaaaagcttgccgaaaagacgtcgagcgtgcatttggtgtcctccagcagggATTTGCTGTCGTCcagttccccgctatgacttggtccaaagatcagatgtgggaggtgatgaactgctgtgtgtgcctacacaatatgattattgaaaatgagcgaaagcatccggttcctctggctgagcaagaagcaccatatgagagagagggtcctcttgcacagcctaatcaccaggtgcctccatcatgggccgccttcattgctatgcgccaggagattcgagactctacaatgcatcagctgctgcaagatgatctggtggagcacatatggaggctccgaggcaacgccaacgccgacgccaactagtctgccttaatttgtttgaaaaattatgaaattgtgtgcttcatttgtttcagcacttgttaaacattgtactgattatcgccgaatttgtttcagcaattttcgtactcttggtcgccgaacttgttaaattttatgttaaatttgtttgaaatagtcaaatggtcgaggttgggggtttcctgccggggggacggctggaacttcggcgctccccaggccaaatcttcctccaatccggacgaaaatttcgccggatttgagcgtggggagcgccaacgagtggggatgctctaagccaACCTCCTATTCGCCAACTGGACCAGTGGTCGACGTCGATGTACTTATAGCCACCAATCAGCTGGTGACAGCTCATCGTGTCACCCAGTGCTTCGATGGGAACCTGGTGCTTTCCTTGCGGTCGCGTTTCTCCCTGATCGCCACGGCTTGTGGGCCCTCCTCGTCAGGTACGTTGTTAACACGTACGTACATGTGCATTTGCTGCTATGCAGAAGTAATCGGCATGGCCTTCAAATACGAGTAATTATTTGTGTCAATTAGTATGTACTCCCCGTTCATACATACACCAGATCATTTGTATCTCGCTCTGTCTCCGCCCCTGCCTACTACAGTACTATGTACCAATATCGTCAAGACAGCAATACTAAAAGACACTACCTACTACTGTCCTTTTTTTTGGGTTACGCCATCCTCTCTTGTTTGTTCCCAATCATTGTTATATAAAGCACCCAAGTTTGTGCCACCGAAggaaaaaaataaaacaaaaaggaAACACATAGGGGAAAGGCCGTCAAGGTGTGAGGGTAGCATCTTGATGGCATTTTTCTTGTCTTTCCATTCATGCATAAGTAAGAATGGAAGGTGTCGGGAAAATGATTTCTACAGTAGTGGATTAGGTTAGATCTATTAGGGATTATTTGTCTGAGAAAACAAGCTTTCGGTTATAGTTCGCCATATTAAATGCCAGACTCTGGTTCCTCTTCAGTTAGAATCCATGATGACAATCTTGTCCTAGATGTAAtgattgatgacatgtacatggGAAGCTTACCTCAATTTTATCTTGGCTTGATCCGGGCGAACCACAAATGACTGACTGCTAGGCTAACACAATACGACTGACAACTTACTCGTGAGGGGTTCCTAAAAACTGCATACACAACATGTGCCGAAATCACGAGGAAAACGAAATCCACCTCCATAGGTAGTGATCTTTGACCACTAAAATTAGAAGTGCATGCACTCACAAATATGAGTACCACTGCGAGCCTCCTTTGTAGCCTACAGCCCTGATCGCTTATCTGAGTGGATATGATATGCCAGCTGTCTCAGCAAGCATAATAAAATATGTCTCACACTGTTCATTGTGGTTCGGTAGAGGATAGTCCTACTGAACTGAAATCATGAAAATTAGATTCAAACCAATATTTCTGACTTTTCTTTATGGTAGAAAAAAACTGAAATAAATGTTCAACTCCAAGGTTCAAGAGTGAACACTGGTGTCTGAAATATTCCATACTGACTTGCACCACTAGAATCTTGTCGATTTTCTATCCCTTTCTATCCTTCATTCTTTCTTACTCATCCACCACACATGGTTGGCTACCAAATACGACGTCCACCGCCAACTGATCAAACATCAAACCTAACATGTGGTGCTCCAATTTTACATGTCTTGTGCGCGTGAGCACCCTTGGTTGACACCTCTATATGGTCAAACCCCTTGTTTTTCTCCTCCCCACCCTAGTTGGATGTGGTATGCGGGCCTGGTTTGGTTAAAAGCCTTGCCACAATATTTAACCACTGTCGGCAAATCCGAAACCTTTCACTTTATTTATTTCCTTGGATGTGTCATCGTGGAACCCCATCTCACCTCGtgggtgggtgggggggggggggggggggggggttaggaTATCCCAATGGAAGTCCTAGCTTCGAGGTTTTGAAGCTAGTGGTGGCAATACGACGCTACCTTTCTTGGAGGCATCAAGCGTACCTGCAATTGCTACACGTGCGTCTCAACTCCTGGGGTTGTGGACGTCGGGACAATGATCCAAGGTAGTTGTTGGTGGTAGTACGGCAAGTCGCCATCCTCAAGTAGAGATGCAACAATGGCACAATGGCTGGAGAAGTGACTTCGTCAGTATGGCATGGCTGGCAAGCTCGAGCCACGGCTGTGATGAGGTTGTCGGCCTGATTGACAAATTGAGATGGGTTAGTTGTTGCGATGTGACCCTCTATTGATTTGGAACATCCCTAACGATGAAGTAATCTTATGTGTATCCTTTTAATTTAGTTTCTATATCacatttcttttgttttttcgAGTTGTTTTTcctaacatatttttggtttattttattttcaatttTTATATCAATTTTTGGTTCTTTagcttgttttttattttatttagccaactgctttgctatctttatttactttttgttttgttatttttgaagGTTTATGCTCTTCAATTTTAGAGTTGTTATGTTTTATAAAAAGATGTTTCTCCCATAGCATTTTTGTTGAAAAGTTCATATAGtcgttttcttcattaataactcTTCTAGCGATTTTTTGAGCGCCTAATTTTTTATGATCAATTAGAAAATACATCATAAATGCTATATATATGAATAACAAAATTGAATAACCAAAATTTCTTTTTTGCATTCCTTtataattttgaaaatcttttctcTTCTACCTTATTTTGCTGAATATCATTAATTTCATTCGATATAATTATTTTAGGATTTAATAAAGAATGTGAGCGGTCTTATGGAATGAGACCACATTGTATTTCAGGACGGTTGGGTGGAGGCCCCTTATTCCTCGCTAAAGGCGGAGAATTAGAGCAAACTTCCTAATGTTTCCAATCCTAGGAGACTTGCTCGctgttatatgtctattttgggaGCTTTCTATATGCTAGTGGACTCTCACGTGGGAGACAGGGGAGGTGCCTCCACATGAAGTGAGGTCAGCTTAAATATCATGTAATCCATTTAACACAATATGTTTATTGTGTATTTATTCTAAAAATAATTGAAATAACTGAATGAAAATGTGCTTTTAATATCTTATAGCTTAGAACTAGAAATAATCACTCATTTCTTAATGTGTCCATAGTTTACGGGATAACATTTTTTCAAATGTATGTCAAATATAATTTTCATGACTGAAAATTATTCGTAAAAATCACAATTGTTTTGTACCATGCATGTTTTAATAATAATGTATTTTAAAAAATAGTACCAGTCTTTTCGTGGGAAATCATGTGTACTTCACATAAACATTAATGAGTTCAGAAAATGTTGTCAACCTTGCTCAGAAAAATAAGAACTATGTACAAGTGTAATTTTTATATTACTATAATAAATACAAAGTAACATGAAAAATTAAAATGAAGTTTTCAAAAGGTAACATAAAATAAAGAATAAAAATATCTCTCTGCAGCGATCTATGCAAAACGGAAACTAAAGTGAGAAAGTACATGAAAATAAATAAAGTAGGAAAACACACAAACTAAAGTAAACGCGCAACCAAGCTCATACCGCGGCTTCCGCCCCTTCCCTCCTCGATATGTGTTGACTGTGGAGGGTGTCGCTGGGTTTGTTTCCATTTTTATGTGTAGATTCGAATACGGAAAACAAAATCTTTCAAACTGTCCAAATCAAGATCATTTTTCACGGCTATGCTAATCACCTTGATATCTTCAAAGGTAGATCCCATATTGATATCTTTTGATAAACTTTTTGTTTCCACTTGAGTGTATTAGTTGCTCTTCCTTCTAGGTTTACAAAGCACTAGGTTCGCATTGTCTCATTTTCATGTGCACTACTGCCTTTGTTTCACCAATTATATGCCTTCGGGTTGGCATGGCACTTTGTTAGGGGTAGGCACGGCACTTTGATGGGGGTAGGTAGGGCACTACCTTTGGAGTAGATAATGTACTTCATCGGGTAGGCAGTGCACTTTGTCGGTAGGGAGGACACTGCCTTCGGATAGGAAGTATACACCGCCTCGTTGTGCAGGAGACTGCCTACCCGAAGGCAGTACACTGCATCGGTATGCAGCGGTGTGTTGCATCGGTATTCAAGCATTGCCTTTGGTTAGGCAAGGAACTTCATTTTTCATATCTATACACTGAATTTTTTTCTTTGATTGCCCTTAGAGGAAAAaagaagagagaaaaaaaaggcaACTTGTGGTGCATACCCCGCTCTTTCCTCGGGCTGTTACGATGCTACGTGGTGGGTCCCCGCGGCCTGCGCTAGTCACGTGTTGCCCTTCAGCGTTCCTATAGAAGGGCGCTCTCACCCTAGTAGCTCTCAAAAttaataataaataaataaatagaaaGATGCAGCAATACAAAAAAAAGTCAAAAGGGAAATAAGTGAATGaagaaacaaaaataagaaaaactCTAAGCCTTGTTTAGCTTGGCCCAAATGATTTTAACCGAGGcggcttttttcgataaagggaatatattaatatcaagaagataccaattacacccagcctctgcaacaacgcaccaccctaatggcactatggatgcacacaaccaaaaacaagaaaagaaaactaagaaacaaaagtcccactccagtatctcgggcctcacaacaacaatacatccaccgccaagacaacacctgaattacagactctccaaaaatgacgcctccaagaaggggacAATGCTCAAACTATTGGAGATATgctcaagaggcaataataaagtggttattatatatatatgtgtttatgataaatgtttgcataccatgctataattgtattaaccgaaatattgatacatgtgtgttatgtaaacaacaaggagtccctagtaagcctcttctataactagcttgttgattaatagatgatcatggtttcgtgatcatgaacattggatgttattaataacaagg
It includes:
- the LOC139839040 gene encoding uncharacterized protein yields the protein MKISSDHWIPERPPYMLKPLKPIPAVATVSCLIDEENSCWIPETVNAFFDSKTAEYIMRIQISRHGGDFVRWPHTKHGLYTVRSAYNLVRAEGFFVERSRRGRGTSSAVANDEKHWKNIWKINAPGKMKIHLWRFAQDCLPSGVQMQRRQIPTSDACVFCGREEDVAHAMLLCQFAMEVWRLVKRKYMIQLQRHDLMSTKYWLFEFLANATELEATVLAVGCWYIWEARNDARNNRGHPDPTRTSVKILAYIDMIIQQCFKAKPSNRRETDVAPRWSPPPPGVVLVNSDVALFADCRQMAMGAVFRDSEGKCLAAASLPLQGFTSPEMGEALALRDAVMIARDKGFKNVIFVSDCLSLIQRLNSPAPDRSEVGSVVKDIKTLVAGFFSANFRHVKRCLNEVAHILAKTCNLASLGFISFSVPECIRKTLCIDVC